The following are from one region of the Gryllotalpicola protaetiae genome:
- a CDS encoding GNAT family N-acetyltransferase: MTVEPVTLRSERLVLSVPNLGDTDRVFEYCQDPLFETYLSTPWPYHRADAEHFLGDIVPSGWEIGREFIWALREADTGPLLGTVGLHRRRADDPGSLDVGYWLGAPHRGHGYMAEAVRTVVAWAFENAVAVTVHWECAIGNLASANTARAAGFRFTGIGPSQVAMRDGSHPDHWHGRRLAGNVEDSVPYLAWPTEWQPERPSSAAGADT, from the coding sequence GTGACCGTGGAACCGGTCACGCTGCGCAGCGAGAGACTCGTGCTCTCCGTTCCGAACCTGGGCGACACCGACCGCGTCTTCGAGTACTGCCAGGACCCGCTGTTCGAGACGTATCTGTCGACACCGTGGCCGTATCACCGCGCCGACGCCGAGCACTTCCTCGGCGACATCGTGCCGAGCGGGTGGGAGATCGGGCGCGAGTTCATCTGGGCTCTGCGGGAAGCGGACACGGGCCCCCTGCTCGGAACCGTCGGGCTCCACCGGCGACGCGCCGACGACCCAGGGTCGCTCGACGTCGGCTATTGGCTCGGGGCTCCGCACCGCGGGCACGGGTACATGGCCGAAGCAGTGCGCACCGTGGTCGCGTGGGCCTTCGAGAATGCGGTGGCGGTGACCGTGCACTGGGAGTGCGCGATCGGCAACCTCGCCTCGGCGAACACCGCCCGAGCCGCGGGGTTCCGCTTCACCGGCATCGGTCCGTCGCAGGTCGCAATGCGCGACGGGTCTCACCCCGACCACTGGCATGGACGGCGACTCGCGGGCAACGTCGAAGACTCGGTTCCCTACCTGGCGTGGCCGACCGAGTGGCAGCCGGAGCGCCCGAGCAGCGCCGCGGGTGCCGACACGTGA
- the trpS gene encoding tryptophan--tRNA ligase, whose translation MTKPRLYSGIQPSSDSLHLGNYVGALLQWRGMQDEYDAFFSIVDLHALTNAAFDPATLAAASRGLAAQYLAAGVEPGKSTLYVQSHVPAHAQLAWVLNTITGFGEASRMTQFKDKSQRFGAEGTTVGLFDYPVLMAADILLFDAEVVPVGDDQKQHIELTRNLAERFNARFGEVFTVPSGSYPEEGARIYDLQDPTSKMSKSAATDAGLIWVLDEPSVTRKKIMRAVTDTGAEVRYDWGTKPGVTNLLEIYTAITGVSVAAAEAEFAGKGYGDFKRAVADAVIAELEPVRARALELLSDPAELDRLLALNAARASEVAEATLKRVYDAVGILPRG comes from the coding sequence ATGACCAAGCCCCGCCTGTACTCGGGCATTCAGCCCTCGAGCGACTCGCTGCACCTCGGCAACTACGTCGGGGCGCTGCTGCAGTGGCGCGGCATGCAGGACGAATACGACGCGTTCTTCTCGATCGTCGACCTGCACGCGCTGACGAACGCCGCGTTCGACCCCGCGACCCTCGCGGCGGCGTCGCGCGGGCTCGCCGCGCAGTACCTCGCCGCCGGCGTCGAGCCCGGGAAGTCGACGCTGTACGTGCAGTCGCACGTGCCGGCGCATGCTCAGCTGGCCTGGGTGCTGAACACGATCACCGGGTTCGGTGAGGCGAGCCGCATGACGCAGTTCAAGGACAAGTCGCAGCGCTTCGGCGCCGAGGGCACGACGGTGGGGCTGTTCGACTACCCCGTGCTGATGGCGGCCGACATCCTGTTGTTCGACGCCGAGGTGGTGCCCGTCGGTGACGACCAGAAGCAGCACATCGAGCTGACGCGGAACCTCGCGGAGCGGTTCAATGCGCGGTTCGGCGAGGTGTTCACGGTGCCGTCCGGCAGCTACCCGGAGGAGGGCGCGCGCATCTACGACCTGCAGGATCCGACGTCGAAGATGTCGAAATCCGCCGCGACGGATGCCGGGCTGATCTGGGTGCTCGACGAGCCCTCCGTGACACGGAAGAAGATCATGCGGGCGGTCACAGACACCGGGGCTGAGGTGCGGTACGACTGGGGCACGAAGCCCGGTGTGACCAATCTGCTCGAGATCTACACGGCGATCACCGGCGTCTCTGTCGCTGCCGCTGAGGCGGAGTTCGCCGGGAAGGGCTACGGGGACTTCAAGCGCGCCGTCGCCGACGCGGTGATCGCAGAGCTCGAGCCGGTGCGGGCGCGAGCACTCGAGCTGCTGTCGGACCCGGCCGAGCTCGACCGGCTGCTCGCGCTCAACGCCGCGCGGGCGAGCGAGGTCGCTGAGGCGACGCTGAAGCGCGTGTACGACGCCGTCGGAATCCTGCCGCGGGGGTGA
- a CDS encoding HAD family hydrolase: protein MTPPEVVLFDLDATLFDHPGAFRRGILSHVAALGAPYDALAADEIVGAWQVAEDLHFDRYLAGELDYEGQRRARVRDFVERFGGGVLSDDEALDWFRGYYTAYRDAWSAYPEVNDALDALEAAVPGVRFGIITNGELALQARKVEKIGVAPRMEHVIASAEFGAAKPDPRIFAHAVGRFGVSPAAAVYVGDRIRVDALGAAAAGLAGVWIDRDARGWGDYEEEAAAAGIRRIMSLTDLPVALTT, encoded by the coding sequence GTGACGCCTCCCGAAGTGGTGCTGTTCGACCTCGACGCGACCCTGTTCGACCACCCGGGGGCGTTCCGCCGCGGCATCCTGAGCCATGTCGCCGCGCTCGGTGCGCCGTACGACGCCCTGGCAGCCGATGAGATCGTCGGGGCGTGGCAGGTCGCGGAAGACCTGCACTTCGACCGCTATCTCGCCGGCGAGCTCGACTACGAAGGCCAGCGCCGCGCCCGAGTCCGCGACTTCGTCGAGCGCTTCGGCGGCGGTGTGCTCAGTGATGACGAGGCGCTCGATTGGTTCCGGGGCTACTACACCGCCTACCGCGACGCGTGGAGTGCGTACCCCGAGGTGAACGACGCACTCGATGCGCTCGAGGCCGCCGTGCCGGGTGTGCGCTTCGGCATCATCACGAACGGAGAGCTCGCGCTGCAGGCGCGGAAGGTCGAGAAGATCGGCGTCGCGCCGCGCATGGAGCACGTGATCGCGTCGGCCGAGTTCGGCGCCGCCAAGCCCGACCCGCGGATCTTCGCCCACGCCGTCGGGCGCTTCGGCGTCAGCCCGGCAGCGGCGGTGTACGTCGGCGACCGCATCAGGGTCGACGCCCTCGGCGCGGCCGCGGCGGGGCTCGCCGGCGTGTGGATCGACCGCGACGCCCGCGGGTGGGGCGACTACGAGGAGGAGGCCGCCGCCGCAGGCATCCGCCGCATCATGTCCCTCACGGATCTGCCGGTCGCACTGACGACGTAG
- a CDS encoding exodeoxyribonuclease III, with amino-acid sequence MAKSTNLRIASVNVNGIRAAYRKGMADWVNSRGADIIAIQEVRATVDDLSGLLGPEWDILHDEATAKGRAGVALASRRKAEIHRVTFGDDDFDSAGRWLEADYDVDGTIVTVVSTYVHSGEADTPKQVEKYKFLDALLKRLPELKAHNPLSVFMGDLNVGHRTLDIKNWRGNVKRAGFLPQERAYFDKIFGAEGEEGYNTGSAGLGWVDLGRKFAGDVDGPYTWWSNRGQAFDNDTGWRIDYQVATPELAAKATSYAVDRYPSYDARWSDHAPIVVDYKL; translated from the coding sequence ATGGCGAAGTCGACCAACCTGCGCATCGCATCGGTCAATGTGAACGGCATCCGCGCCGCGTACCGCAAGGGCATGGCCGATTGGGTGAACAGCCGCGGCGCCGACATCATCGCCATCCAAGAGGTGCGCGCGACGGTCGACGACCTGTCGGGGCTGCTCGGCCCCGAGTGGGACATCCTGCATGACGAGGCCACCGCGAAGGGGCGGGCCGGCGTCGCGCTCGCGAGCCGGCGCAAGGCCGAGATCCACCGCGTCACCTTCGGCGACGACGACTTCGACTCCGCCGGTCGGTGGCTCGAGGCCGATTACGACGTCGACGGCACCATCGTGACCGTCGTCTCGACCTACGTGCACTCCGGCGAGGCCGACACCCCGAAGCAGGTCGAGAAGTACAAGTTCCTGGACGCCCTGCTGAAGCGCCTTCCCGAATTGAAGGCGCACAACCCGCTGTCCGTCTTCATGGGCGACCTCAACGTCGGGCACCGCACGCTCGACATCAAGAACTGGCGCGGGAACGTGAAGCGCGCGGGCTTCCTGCCGCAGGAGCGCGCGTACTTCGACAAGATCTTCGGCGCGGAAGGCGAAGAGGGTTACAACACCGGCTCAGCCGGGCTCGGGTGGGTCGACCTCGGCCGGAAGTTCGCGGGCGATGTCGACGGGCCGTACACGTGGTGGTCGAACCGCGGGCAGGCATTCGACAACGACACCGGCTGGCGCATCGACTACCAGGTCGCGACGCCCGAGCTCGCGGCGAAGGCGACGTCGTACGCCGTCGACCGCTACCCGAGCTACGACGCCCGCTGGTCGGACCACGCGCCGATCGTCGTCGACTACAAGCTTTAG